AAACCGGAAGCTGCACGTTGACTGGACGGGAGGACACACGGAAGTTGCGTAAGCTTCACCTCTAATTTAAAACCggaacaaacaaaagcagaaagcggagcagctgttttcagtgttttatcagGAGTGTTATTTCgcagtaaacacacaggcagcGTAGTGAGTGTAAACCTGGTTTATTAAAGAGACGAACTGCTCTTCTGTGCCGCAACTGGAACAGAAACGGAGCTAAAAATGGAAACACGAGAATATTAGCCAAATAccagtattttttgtttttattttaatgttttcaggtgtctgtttttttctttaaacggTTTTAATAAGCTTTGTTTTTAAGTAGTTTGAGGTCTAATGAAGGGCTCCTGTTCTTTTAAGCGGAGGAGTAGCAGCGGGGCGGCCAGGCTGCTGTATCCGCTCCTCGGTGCTTGTCTCTGGGCTGCAGTGGTCGGATACAAACCGGTTATCATAGTGCACGGTTTGTTCGACAGCtcaggagattttaaaaacttaCAGCGGTTTATCAACGAGGTGAGTACCCAGAGCTAAGAGAATTTGGTTCAGTGTTATTAATGTAAAAGATATTTGGGGGTTTAAAAGTACACAAATGTATGTTTCACAGTATATCCTGCAGGccttatatatattatatcatcCTATGTTATCAGAAAAACGTGGAGCCACGCCATTCAACATGTGCTGTGACATATTATCAGCATGTATCATAATGTTAAAGTCAGTGAATATACTTGTATGTGAAAGTCTGCTGTTGAAATCCCACTGTAATGAGTGACTGAGTtgtaaatgtgttattttgagTTAATATTACATATAATTTGTAATGTGAGTATCTTCATCCAAAGAGCGTTTACTCTGCATGTAGACACAGTGAAATGTGCCCCTTCCTGCTTGTCTACTTGAATTCTTTGACATCTTTaggaacacactgagctgcacatGTGGTGGTTTAGGGAGATCAGTGAGGTTTAATGAGTTCCTCTTTTTCACCTCTACTATAGTACAAAGTTTCAATCGAAactggaaaacaacaaaaaaaagaaactaaagCGGAAGTCAATTTCCGCTTCACTTGGTCTGTGCTCCTTGCAAACTAATCAGTCATCAATTTAAAACCCATCATCCTTAACATCCTGAACAGCATCACTGTTGATCCTTGTAACTGTTTAAACACTCTCACCTTCGGTCTCCCACAGTCTCATCCTGGAACCAATGTGACGGTCATCGACCTGTTTGACAGGAGTGCCAGCCTGCAGCCCATGTGGAAACAGGTGGAGGGATTTAAGGCAGCTATTTACCCGATAATGCAGAACGCAGCAGATGGGGTTCATTTTATCTGCTACTCCCAGGGTGAGCCAATACACTCATGCAAGTAAAGTGATAAAGAAGTAACTGCGTGTGTGGTGCATGAGGTTATGACACAGACTTTACCTAAGTTTAAagactttgttgtttgttgttttttatgtagaATAACCTTCGGTCAGCATTGGGAAATTCCTAATATgtaactgatgtttttttttgtacaagcCTGGGGAAGAAATGTGAAATGGATTTACCCCAGGATTTTCTGACAACTTGTTTCTGTTTCAGATTTATCTCTTAGAAGTTTTGAGAGATAAAAGATCATACCAGGCTGACAAATGCAGAAAATAATGTCTCTGAAACAAGGAGTCTAATAATTAGTTAATACCTCTTGATAGTAAAGAGTTTCTACTTTCCTTCGTTGGGCAAAATGAGACATGTGCAGATGAATATTTGCTGTTTTAGTCCTGCGACTTTCCTGCTGAGGGGGTGGTGGCCTCCATGTAGGCAATTTTGCGTAAACATGTCGCTGTTTATGTTATTGCAGGTGGACTTGTTTGCAGAGGAATCCTCTCCACTCTGTCAGACCATAATGTTCACTCctttatctctctgtcctcacctCAGGCTGGACAGTACGGAGGTTAGTAACTCACATTTAAGTAGGATAATAAAGATATTGTGTTGAATGAGGGTTTGGCTGATTACTGCAATCTGCAGCTCCTTATAATGAGAGTTTTAACTAGTTTAGTTCTTAAGAGGAATGCCTGCAATTTCCAGTATTTCTGCAGTTTGTGGCCATAGAGGACAACTCACGAGCTGTATAGCATTTAGCAGCTTTACCATGTGAAGTTTCTTCTCTTTGGCCTGGTCTTTATTCTGATCCCTTTTGTTTCAGACACAGATTATTTAAAGTACCTCTTCCCTCAGTTTGTGAAGTCGAACCTGTACCACCTCTGCTACACATCAATAGGTCAGAGAATATCCATCTGCAACTACTGGAATGGTGAGACTTCAAGAATAACCTATTGAAGGTGAATTTGTGATCAGATAAATGTTGGAATATGACCCAGTTGCTtggtctctctcctcctcctcctactccttcATCTCCAGACCCTCACCACAGAGACCTGTACGTGAACAGCAGTGATTATTTGGCTTTGCTCAACAGTGAGAGACCGAACCCTAATTCAACAGGTGAGCAGTTTCTGATGAAAGCATATCTAAATGTTTGATTctgaaaaacaattatttatagTCATATGATTTGTGAATAACTACCATATATGGTTTGTATTGCAGCTCAGCATTCCATTACAAATTCAGTGCTTAAGATGTTAAATTGAGTTATTTGTAATTTGTAGAGTGGAAGAAGAACTTTTTGAAAATCAAAAAGCTGGTGTTAATTGGAGGACCAGATGACGGGGTTATCACTCCATGGCAGTCGAGGTGAGTTTATCCTCTGGTTTGATCAGTTTCTTTTGATCTGATTGAATCAACAGTGGCAcagaacacttttttttacagaacTGTACTATTCAGGGTGTCATTTTCCTTGTTCAGACCTCTGTCTAGTGCTGCCAAACAAATCTATTTAATCATGTTggtcaaaaatgaaacccttctGTCGTTTAATTTTTAGTTTCGTAGTTTCCTTTCTGTGCGGTAATATGATATgtagcagtagcagcagcacagctatATATAGGTGGTTCTTTTTTTGATGATCTGATGACTCTCATGTGATGCTCACACATTTTCTCCCTTTTCTGCATATTTCACAGTCAGTTCGGGTTTTATGACGACAACGAGACCGTTGTCGAGATGCAGCAGCAAGATGTGAGTAAAAATCAGACAACAGTACAGACAACCAAACTAAAGTACAGTACATTGACTAAGTCCTGCCCTGTTTTCCTGTTGCAGATCTATCTCAAAGATGTTTTCGGACTGAAGACACTAGCGGCTCGTGGAGATCTGGTCGTTTGCTCTGTTCCTGGCGTCGAGCATGTCTGGTGGCACTCGAATGAGACCGTGTTCCACACGTGTATGGAGAAGTGGCTGGAGtagaaaagcacacacaaatgcagataCACACAGCGTTTATTTCCTAATaatgttcatttttgtttttatcatatttttatatgttcATTTTAGGATTTCTTACATACTTTTGAAGGAACACTGAAAGTATGTTTTGCTCCTGTCAAAACCACTCTCATGTCTGTGGAGAAAATATGAAGCtacagctagcttagcacaaacatTGGAAACAAAGGGAAGCAGCTTGCCTGCCACATGAGGTCACCAGAATCCACCAGCACCTCACATCATGTCTCTGTTTGTTATTTAGTCTGTATGCAAACTGGATAAAGCGACAATCTATAGTGTTATTTAGAAAGCTTGAATTCAGTGGTAGGAAGGTGAAAAAGGAAGTCGGTGCCACAGTGCCAAAACAGGCAGTCAAGGGAAGGGTttatgctatgctaagctaactccCTTTCAGCTATAGCTGATATTCACAGACACGAGAGTGGCATTAATTGTGTTCTAACTCCTTACCATTAATTTTAAGCCATGTTGTTTTTTGAGAACTCCCTTAACATTCACCACCTTCTTGTAGGCAGCATGTAGAGTTTTATAAAATATGTGGACAGCAGAAAAgggagttttattttttgtccatGGTTGTTACAAAGTACAGGACTTGTGACTTGTTGCTGCTGAAGTGTTTGTATAGTTTACACAGTTTCTAAGTGTGGTTTGACAAAGCAGACTTGCTGCCGTTATCCAGGCTGTGAATGTTAAGGGGAAAATACTTGTATTTGTTTAAAGTTAATAGAGAAAATTACAATTCAAAGGAGCACTCCACCAATTTAACATAGCATTTCCAGCAAAAACCTGTCGAAGTTCAATGTCAGAGGCTCAGTTATCATCATGTTTGTTTCAACCCTTGTAAAATTAATCTTTAACATTTGATTAGACCCAAAGTCTCACCCTCAGGATGTGGTAATAGGTAGGAAAGTACCTACCCTCTGGAAAGCATAGAAGGTGGAGTGCCCCTTTAATCTGTCTGAAAATGTCCACAACAACCTGTGTGCGTTTGTATCTCTTTGGTGGCACATACCTCGGAAACACCGCACACCACTACAGTGCCTGAGTGACGTCTAGTCATCTCGTCTACATGTAAAGACTCACTGCCCTGCTCATCTTCTGATGCAGTAATTCTTATCTTTTTATTCATCCATTTTTTACCCTGGGggagtcctttttttttttttaaatcgctATCATGCAGCTGTACTCCATTCAGCTTTAGTAGATTAAGCCTTAAATTTTCCCCGCATGCCTCAGTGTTTCATGTCCATTACCAAAGTGCTTTAAAACACTGCCTTTTGATGGTGCTAAAAATAAAGATGATGGAGTGAGGAGACAGAATGAGTAGGAAGGTGGCAGTGCAATGTTAGTGTTTACTGATCTACCAAACTACTGTACTTGGCGATCTTTACCTCCCATCGCATTTAGATATCTCAGGCGTTTAGGAACCTTAATGTCTCTGTTAGAAAAGGGATTCATTCTTCTTACCTGTGTTTTTACTGCTGCCTGTCGTACTTATAGATGTGAAGAAAAATGTCtattgtgtttaaaaaaagaaaaagagagctACTTTTGAATGAGCATGCATTGCACAATGGAACGTGAAGGGAACTCATGGAGAGTGGAATGGCTTAACCGTGTTAATGctgtaaagtattattttattattgttgcatccttttttttcatgtatgCTCGTACAGTTAACTGACCTAACCGCATAAATCTAAGGGATGTCCTACTCTGTTTAGTTTTCTTGTTATACAAACAGTAAATGTGgacacttttttaaaatctttaaaCAAAAAGTACTATTTTGACAGTGTCCTACAATTTCTACAGTGTTGTCCTGAAAACAAAAAGGTATAGAGCAGTGTCAATTTCTCAATTAAAGGATTACAGTTTTGAACATCGGTTTGTGTTTCTTTAATCAAAAATGATTTCATTATGTTGAGTCCATTCAGAGCATTTCTGTAACTTCAAATCAGTCAATATTAGTTAAGTactattttttaaatataaatacaccATCTATAAAATTTTACTGAGCTATTATTTTGTCTAaatattattgttttgttaCTTGTGTTTGCCTGCAGTCTTATAATTAAGTCTATACGTTATGTGTATTAAGTGTTAATAATACAACGattataatatttaatatttatataatgtTTGTTAATGTTTGTTAATTTAGCTCAACCCACAATACAATGCAAAATTTCGGCTACAGGAGTCAAAATATTGATCGAGCTCTTTCAGATTTGCTCAAGCActaaacaaatcaataaattaAATAGACTTTATACTGTGAAATTTAAATTTGTCTGTGGAGAAATACATTCCCCATCATGCTTTGCGCAACGGAAGGAATCAACCAGCGGACCGGATATCTGGTCGCGGCGCCCCCGAAAGGCCCTTTTCCGTCTCAGAGAAGTGTGGTACAGAGCGGCAGACAGAAGTGAGTGgaaaattcacattttacatgttttatacACCACAATAGATATCACAGCTTGGTAAAACGGAACGTTATCAAGGCATAATATCCGATAAAGTCATTTAGAACGCTTTAGTTCAGTCGGAATGTGTTGAAATTCCAGGTAAATGTTGCCGTGCGAGCACAACAGCGGTGAGCTTTAGCATGTGGCTAGCTTGCTAGCACGTGTGGATGCTGCACGTTGATTAGCCGCCTCGATAGACGTCACGTACACTACAACATTTCACAAAATGTTGCGGCTGTACATTTTTGATTGTCATTTATTTAATGTATAAA
This region of Parambassis ranga chromosome 2, fParRan2.1, whole genome shotgun sequence genomic DNA includes:
- the ppt2b gene encoding lysosomal thioesterase PPT2 encodes the protein MKGSCSFKRRSSSGAARLLYPLLGACLWAAVVGYKPVIIVHGLFDSSGDFKNLQRFINESHPGTNVTVIDLFDRSASLQPMWKQVEGFKAAIYPIMQNAADGVHFICYSQGGLVCRGILSTLSDHNVHSFISLSSPQAGQYGDTDYLKYLFPQFVKSNLYHLCYTSIGQRISICNYWNDPHHRDLYVNSSDYLALLNSERPNPNSTEWKKNFLKIKKLVLIGGPDDGVITPWQSSQFGFYDDNETVVEMQQQDIYLKDVFGLKTLAARGDLVVCSVPGVEHVWWHSNETVFHTCMEKWLE